TGCATTTTTCGCCAACTGGTATGACGTCCTTACACTTCAGGCCAAATGCAGGAGAATGGTTTAACGATGCTCGTCGAACTGCGCGCTGAAAATTATGCTGTCATTGATCACGCCATAGCCGTCTTCGGCCCGGGGCTAAATTTACTCACCGGTGAAACTGGCGCTGGCAAATCGATCCTGGTTGACGCGCTTGCCCTGCTCATGGGCGGTAAAGCCTCAGCCGAAGTAGTCCGCCATGGCGCTGATAAGGCCGTGGTCTCCTGCGTTTTCGAGGCAACGGCGACAGCAGATTCGATTCTAGAAGAAAATGGCATCGACGGGAGCGGATCGGAAATCATTCTACGCCGGGAGATTCTGGTTACAGGCAAAGGCCGCGTCTTTGTAAATAACCAGCCCGCAACGGTCGCGGTACTTAAGTTACTTGCTCCTGAACTCGCACTGGTTCACGCGCAGAGTGAAACTCTGAGCAGCTTCGACCAGGTACAGCAGCGAATTCTTCTGGACCGGTTCGCCAGCCTTGAATCGACAACCGTCTCCGAAGCCTACACGCGCTGGCGCGGGGCAGCCGCAAAATTAGCTGAGCTCGAACAGGGCGAACAAGACCGCCTTCGAATGGTCGATCTTTGGAGCTATCAGAAAAAAGAGATCGAAGCAGCTCAGCTCGCCGCAGGCGAAGACCTGCAGTTAGAGACCGAAAAGCGCGTACTGGCCAATGCCGAAAAACTTTATGCAGCAGCCATGGGCGCATTCGACCAGCTTTACGAGGGCAATACCTCTGCCGAGTCGTCTCTGCGTAACGCTCTGCGAAGCGTAGAAGAGCTCGCCCGCTACGATGCCAAATTTACCGATGCGGTGCAACAACTTACCTCTGCCCGCGCCATCGTGGACGACCTTAGCGATACCCTGCGGGATTATGCCGAGAAAATTAACGCATCCCCTGACCGGCTGGCTGAAATCGAAGATCGTTTGGTTGTTCTCGACAGGCTCAAGCGCAAGTACGGCAGCACCATCGACGAAGTAATCGCTTTTGGAGCAGAAGTCGCCGCAAAGCTCGCCGAGGTTGAGGATAGAGACGAAATTCTAAAGCAGCTTCGGACAGACCTGACAGATGCACGCGCAAAGTACGTGACGGCAGCGCAGGCCTTGAGTGGATTGCGTTCGGCAGCAGCAGGGAAGTTGGCGCGCCTTGCCGAGAAGCA
This DNA window, taken from Acidicapsa ligni, encodes the following:
- the recN gene encoding DNA repair protein RecN, giving the protein MLVELRAENYAVIDHAIAVFGPGLNLLTGETGAGKSILVDALALLMGGKASAEVVRHGADKAVVSCVFEATATADSILEENGIDGSGSEIILRREILVTGKGRVFVNNQPATVAVLKLLAPELALVHAQSETLSSFDQVQQRILLDRFASLESTTVSEAYTRWRGAAAKLAELEQGEQDRLRMVDLWSYQKKEIEAAQLAAGEDLQLETEKRVLANAEKLYAAAMGAFDQLYEGNTSAESSLRNALRSVEELARYDAKFTDAVQQLTSARAIVDDLSDTLRDYAEKINASPDRLAEIEDRLVVLDRLKRKYGSTIDEVIAFGAEVAAKLAEVEDRDEILKQLRTDLTDARAKYVTAAQALSGLRSAAAGKLARLAEKQINDLAMKVQFTVTIAPQSDESAWASHGWDSVEYRIATNPGEPLKLLHEIASGGEMSRVMLALKVTVEEGTGKPAATRSSKPVAPRTLVFDEIDIGIGGRAAEAVGQKLKTLSQAQQVLCVTHLPQIAAFADQHFLLEKREDHGRTKTQVRLLDDRMRVEEVARMLSGAVVTEASQRHASQMIEASR